ACAAATTAATTAATACCAAATTCATCAAAATAGGAATCTAACTGTAATTTAAAAAGTGTTCCCTTTATTAAATCTTTAATTTTTAATACCTCAGCAAAACTAACGGCAAAGGTAATTTGGTGTACCGGTGAGTTTAAAAGCAAAGACCTGCATTCTCCTTTTACCTTACAATCTTTACACAAATTAGCATCGCCACTTTCTATTGTATCATTAATGCATTTAGAAAAATAGTGTAATTCGTTTGGAGTTAGTAATAAACCTGTATCCCTGAAAATTACTTGAATTTTACTTGCCGACTTAGCTTTATCTTGTTTCCACTGAAAGGCAATACCAAACTCATTTTGATAAATTAGGCTTATATCATTCATAAGAATCTACATATTTAGTATAAATATATACATCTTATTTAGAACAATTATAAATAGTATTGTTAAATAGTGATTTCTATTTGATTTCCTTCTGGGTCTAGGATGACGCTTTCGTAATATCCATCGCCTGTAGTTCTTGGTTCCCCGGCAATTGTGTAGTTATCAGCTCTAAGTTTCTCAGTCAATGTATTTACCTTGTCCTTTGTCCCTACTGACATCGCAAAATGTATAATACCGGTATATATTTCCTTATCGGTAGCCAATTGTATGCTTGGTTTATGCATTAGTTCTAACCGAGCACCCTCTGTAAAACTTAAAAAATAGGAAGTAAACTCTTTGCTAGGATTATGATATTTTTCCCCTGCTACCGCATTAAAATAAGTTTCATAAAATGCACGCATTTTCTCTAAATCGCTTACCCAAATAGCAATGTGTTCTATTCTCATTTTATATCCTTCAACTTTAATTGTAAACTCACATTTCCTTGCCATTCATTCTCATCAATAGAAAAAACAGCATTAAATGGTTTTCTACTGGTTACCAAGTTTAATTTATCGCCCATATTAAAACCTATACCATCAATTTTATGACTGCCTTGCTGTACTGCTGAAAGTTTTAAATGTGCTGCTTCATTACCTACGCCTTTTGCATAACCGGTATCCTGTAAATTTTCTGCCATAAAAATAGGCGACATATTTCCTGGGCCATAAGGAGCAAATTGCTTTAAAATCCGCATTAACTTCGGATTTATATCTTGTAATTCAATAACAGCATCAACTGTAATTTCAGGGGTCAATAGTTGTGGGTCTATGCTTTCTTTTACCACTTTCTCGAACTGATGCTTAAAATTATTATACTGCTCCTCTAACAGGGTTAACCCTGCGGCATATTTATGTCCGCCAAACTGTTCTATATAATCCGAGCATCCTTCTAAGGCATTATACACATCAAAACCTTTTACAGATCTTGCCGATGCCGCCAGTCTATCACCGCTTTTGGTAAAAACCAATGTTGGCCTATAGTATGTTTCTGTTAATCTAGAGGCTACAATTCCTATAACTCCTTTATGCCAAGTATCTTTATAAACAACTGAAGTAAACCCTTCTTCTTCTTGGTTTTCAATAATTTGAACCAATGCTTCGTGAGTAATTTCCTGATCTAATCCTCTTCTGTCCGTATTAAATTTTTCAATTTCTGAAGCGAATTTTATTGCTTGGTCCATATTGGTTTCCGTCAGTAGATTTACAGCATGTTGACCATGTTTCATTCTACCGGCAGCATTTATTCTGGGTGCTATAATGAACACCACATCAGTAATCGTAAGAACTTTTTTATT
The genomic region above belongs to Maribacter hydrothermalis and contains:
- a CDS encoding VOC family protein, with translation MRIEHIAIWVSDLEKMRAFYETYFNAVAGEKYHNPSKEFTSYFLSFTEGARLELMHKPSIQLATDKEIYTGIIHFAMSVGTKDKVNTLTEKLRADNYTIAGEPRTTGDGYYESVILDPEGNQIEITI
- the recJ gene encoding single-stranded-DNA-specific exonuclease RecJ; protein product: MRWTIKPKPKQEEIDALANALKVDDLVAQLLLQRGISTYDEAKKFFRPQLEDLHDPFLMKDMDIAVNRIEEAIANGENILVFGDYDVDGTTAVALVSSYLLSYYPNVATYIPDRYDEGYGVSFKGIDFAEDNGFTLIIALDCGVKAVDKVAYAKEKEIDFIICDHHRPGTILPNAVAVLDPKREDCSYPYDELCGCGVGFKLIQALGSRKGETIDDLVYYLDLLATAIGADIVPITGENRILAYYGLQVINEQPRIGFKAIINQINKKVLTITDVVFIIAPRINAAGRMKHGQHAVNLLTETNMDQAIKFASEIEKFNTDRRGLDQEITHEALVQIIENQEEEGFTSVVYKDTWHKGVIGIVASRLTETYYRPTLVFTKSGDRLAASARSVKGFDVYNALEGCSDYIEQFGGHKYAAGLTLLEEQYNNFKHQFEKVVKESIDPQLLTPEITVDAVIELQDINPKLMRILKQFAPYGPGNMSPIFMAENLQDTGYAKGVGNEAAHLKLSAVQQGSHKIDGIGFNMGDKLNLVTSRKPFNAVFSIDENEWQGNVSLQLKLKDIK